One region of Pseudomonas sp. B21-040 genomic DNA includes:
- the phnX gene encoding phosphonoacetaldehyde hydrolase — protein sequence MNYANPTKLQAAILDWAGTVVDFGSFAPTQIFVEAFAEFDVQVSIEEARGPMGMGKWDHIRTLCDQPQVAERYRAVFGRTPTDDDVTAIYQRFMPLQIEKIAEHSALIPGALDTIANLRQQGIKIGSCSGYPKQVMDKVVELAATNGYVADHVVATDEVPNGRPWPAQALANVIALGIDDVAACVKIDDTVPGILEGRRAGMWTVALICSGNALGLDYEGYRALGSDKLDSERKRIHAMFEDSRPHYMIDTITDLPEVIADINKRLAKGEMPQNS from the coding sequence ATGAACTACGCAAACCCAACCAAGCTGCAAGCCGCCATCCTCGACTGGGCCGGCACCGTCGTAGACTTCGGCTCTTTCGCGCCTACCCAGATTTTTGTCGAAGCCTTCGCCGAATTCGACGTCCAGGTTTCCATCGAAGAAGCCCGTGGACCGATGGGCATGGGCAAGTGGGACCACATCCGCACCCTGTGCGATCAGCCGCAAGTCGCGGAGCGTTATCGCGCCGTGTTCGGCCGCACGCCAACCGACGATGACGTCACCGCCATCTACCAACGCTTCATGCCGCTGCAGATCGAAAAAATCGCCGAGCACTCGGCGTTGATTCCAGGCGCCCTGGACACCATCGCCAACCTGCGCCAGCAAGGGATCAAGATCGGTTCCTGCTCCGGTTACCCGAAACAGGTCATGGACAAAGTGGTCGAGCTGGCGGCCACCAATGGTTACGTCGCCGATCACGTGGTGGCCACTGACGAAGTGCCCAACGGCCGCCCTTGGCCGGCTCAAGCCCTGGCCAACGTGATTGCGCTGGGCATCGACGATGTCGCAGCTTGCGTGAAGATCGACGACACCGTGCCGGGCATTCTCGAAGGTCGCCGCGCCGGCATGTGGACCGTGGCGCTGATCTGCTCGGGCAACGCGCTGGGCCTGGACTACGAAGGCTACCGCGCCTTGGGCAGCGATAAACTGGACAGCGAACGCAAGCGCATCCATGCCATGTTCGAAGACTCGCGCCCGCACTACATGATCGACACCATCACCGATTTGCCAGAAGTCATCGCCGACATCAACAAGCGTCTGGCCAAGGGTGAAATGCCGCAAAACAGCTGA
- a CDS encoding cytochrome b — protein MPWKNSESRYSTVSITLHWLMLVLLALVYASIEFRGIFPKGSGGRTLIVESHFMLGLTVFVLVWLRLFARSFGPAPQIFPASPHWQTTLAKLMHWALYIFMIAMPILGWLVTSAKGNQVMFYGFDLPLLVAENKEFAKELQGWHELGGTIGYWLIGLHAVAGIYHHYVVRDNTLLRMMPKRN, from the coding sequence ATGCCCTGGAAGAATTCCGAATCACGCTACAGCACGGTATCGATCACGCTGCATTGGTTGATGCTGGTCTTGCTGGCGCTGGTTTACGCCTCTATCGAGTTTCGCGGGATCTTTCCCAAAGGCAGTGGCGGCCGGACCCTGATCGTCGAATCACACTTCATGCTCGGCCTGACCGTGTTCGTGTTGGTGTGGCTGCGGCTGTTCGCTCGCAGCTTCGGCCCGGCGCCGCAGATCTTCCCCGCCTCGCCTCACTGGCAAACCACGCTGGCCAAGCTGATGCACTGGGCGCTGTACATTTTCATGATCGCCATGCCGATTCTGGGATGGCTGGTGACCAGCGCCAAGGGCAATCAAGTGATGTTTTACGGTTTTGATCTGCCGTTGCTGGTCGCCGAAAACAAGGAATTCGCCAAAGAACTCCAGGGCTGGCACGAGCTCGGTGGCACTATCGGCTACTGGCTGATTGGCCTGCACGCGGTAGCCGGGATTTATCACCATTACGTGGTGCGGGATAACACCTTGCTGCGCATGATGCCCAAGCGCAACTGA
- a CDS encoding 1-aminocyclopropane-1-carboxylate deaminase/D-cysteine desulfhydrase produces MLFPSSHWLPQAPLEPLHLDWLTAAGIEVAILRLDQIDPLISGNKWFKLIEHLNAADLAGANGIISLGGAHSNHLHALAAAGKRFGFRTVGLLRGHAQDTPTVTDLQAFGMQLHWLGYGGYRARHEPGFWLPWTEQYPDLQPVPEGGGGLRGALGCMQLKAQVCERLNDLGWSDYDGWWLACGTGTTLAGLVLAEAGERKVYGAMAVPDDHGVAQNVESILQEAGLRLHNYELLDASRGGFAKVDQPLLDFIEQTELAGGVPLEPLYTAKALLTLKQNVEAGRFKKGMRLIFIHTGGLQGRRGFV; encoded by the coding sequence ATGCTTTTTCCTTCCAGCCACTGGCTGCCCCAAGCCCCCCTCGAACCCCTTCATCTCGATTGGCTCACCGCCGCCGGTATCGAGGTCGCGATCCTGCGCCTGGACCAGATCGATCCGCTGATCAGCGGCAACAAGTGGTTCAAGCTCATCGAACACCTCAACGCCGCTGACCTCGCGGGTGCCAACGGCATCATCAGCCTGGGCGGTGCGCACTCCAACCATCTGCATGCATTGGCTGCTGCAGGCAAACGCTTCGGTTTCCGTACCGTCGGGCTGCTGCGCGGGCATGCGCAAGACACGCCGACGGTGACGGATTTGCAGGCGTTCGGCATGCAATTGCATTGGTTGGGGTATGGCGGTTATCGAGCGCGCCATGAGCCGGGTTTCTGGCTGCCATGGACAGAACAGTATCCCGACCTGCAACCCGTGCCCGAAGGTGGCGGGGGGCTGCGTGGCGCGCTTGGCTGCATGCAACTCAAGGCCCAGGTCTGTGAGCGACTGAACGACCTGGGCTGGAGCGATTACGACGGCTGGTGGCTGGCCTGTGGCACCGGCACGACCCTGGCGGGTCTGGTGCTGGCCGAGGCCGGTGAGCGCAAGGTGTATGGGGCGATGGCAGTGCCCGATGATCACGGCGTTGCGCAAAACGTCGAATCCATTCTGCAGGAGGCGGGTTTGCGACTGCACAACTATGAGCTGCTGGACGCCAGTCGAGGCGGTTTTGCCAAAGTCGATCAGCCGTTACTCGACTTCATCGAACAGACCGAACTAGCCGGCGGCGTGCCTCTGGAGCCGTTGTACACCGCCAAGGCGCTGCTGACGCTCAAGCAGAACGTCGAGGCTGGACGCTTCAAAAAGGGCATGCGGCTGATCTTCATCCACACCGGCGGCTTGCAGGGCCGCCGGGGATTTGTGTAG
- a CDS encoding FAD-dependent oxidoreductase translates to MAAAHYPHLLAPLDLGFTTLRNRTLMGSMHTGLEEKPGGFERMAAYFAERARGGVGLMVTGGIGPNDEGGVYSGAAKLTTEEEALKHQIVTRAVHEAGGKICMQILHAGRYAYSPKQVAPSAIQAPINPFKPKELDEEGIEKQISDFVTCSVLAQTAEYDGVEIMGSEGYFINQFLAAHTNHRTDRWGGSYENRMRLPVEIVRRVREAVGPNFIIIFRLSMLDLVEGGSTWEEIVTLAKAIEQAGATIINTGIGWHEARIPTIATKVPRAAFSKVTAKLRGSVSIPLITTNRINTPEVAEQILAEGDADMVSMARPFLADPDFVNKAAEGRADEINTCIGCNQACLDHTFGGKLTTCLVNPRACHETELNYVPVQQIKKIAVVGAGPAGLSAATVAAERGHQVTLFDSASEIGGQFNIAKRVPGKEEFYETIRYFNRKLQTTNVEVCLNTRVDVAKLVEGGYDEIILATGIAPRTPAIPGVENAKVLSYLDVILERKPVGKRVAVIGAGGIGFDVSEFLVHQGVATSQDREAFWKEWGIDTHLEARGGVAGIKAEPHAPARDVFLLQRKKSKVGDGLGKTTGWIHRTGLKNKQVQMLNSVEYLKIDDEGLHIRIGETGEPHVLPVDNIVICAGQDPLRELQDGLVAAGQNVHLIGGADVAAELDAKRAINQGSRLAALL, encoded by the coding sequence ATGGCCGCCGCTCACTACCCGCACCTGTTGGCCCCGCTGGACCTGGGTTTTACCACGCTGCGTAACCGTACCCTGATGGGGTCGATGCACACTGGCCTTGAGGAAAAGCCCGGTGGATTCGAGCGCATGGCGGCGTACTTTGCCGAACGTGCCCGTGGCGGCGTTGGCCTGATGGTCACCGGCGGTATCGGCCCGAACGATGAGGGCGGGGTGTATTCCGGTGCCGCCAAGCTGACCACCGAGGAAGAAGCGCTCAAGCACCAGATCGTGACGCGCGCGGTGCACGAGGCGGGCGGCAAGATCTGCATGCAGATCCTTCATGCCGGGCGTTATGCCTACAGCCCGAAACAGGTCGCACCGAGCGCCATCCAGGCGCCGATCAACCCGTTCAAGCCCAAAGAGCTGGACGAGGAAGGCATCGAGAAACAAATCAGCGATTTCGTCACCTGTTCGGTACTGGCGCAAACCGCCGAATACGACGGCGTCGAGATCATGGGCTCCGAAGGTTATTTCATTAACCAGTTCCTCGCCGCCCACACCAACCACCGCACCGACCGTTGGGGCGGCAGCTACGAGAACCGTATGCGCCTGCCGGTGGAAATCGTGCGCCGGGTGCGTGAAGCGGTCGGTCCGAACTTCATCATCATCTTCCGCCTGTCGATGCTCGACCTCGTGGAAGGCGGCAGTACCTGGGAAGAAATTGTGACGCTGGCCAAGGCGATCGAACAGGCCGGCGCGACCATCATCAACACCGGCATCGGCTGGCACGAAGCGCGGATCCCGACCATCGCCACCAAAGTACCGCGCGCGGCGTTCAGTAAAGTGACCGCCAAGCTGCGCGGCTCGGTGAGCATTCCGCTGATCACCACCAACCGTATCAACACCCCGGAAGTGGCCGAGCAGATTCTGGCCGAAGGCGATGCCGACATGGTGTCGATGGCGCGGCCGTTCCTCGCCGATCCGGACTTCGTCAACAAGGCCGCTGAAGGTCGCGCCGATGAAATCAACACCTGCATCGGTTGCAACCAGGCGTGCCTGGATCACACCTTCGGCGGCAAATTGACCACTTGCCTGGTCAACCCACGCGCTTGCCATGAAACCGAGCTCAACTACGTGCCGGTGCAGCAGATCAAGAAGATCGCCGTTGTCGGTGCCGGGCCTGCGGGCCTGTCCGCCGCGACCGTGGCCGCCGAGCGTGGTCATCAGGTAACGCTGTTCGATTCGGCCAGCGAAATTGGCGGTCAGTTCAACATCGCCAAGCGTGTGCCGGGCAAGGAAGAGTTCTACGAAACCATCCGCTATTTCAACCGCAAACTGCAGACCACCAACGTCGAGGTGTGCCTGAATACCCGTGTCGATGTGGCGAAACTGGTGGAAGGCGGTTATGACGAGATCATCCTGGCCACCGGCATCGCGCCAAGAACGCCGGCGATTCCAGGTGTTGAAAACGCCAAGGTGCTGAGTTACCTGGACGTGATCCTGGAGCGCAAGCCGGTGGGCAAGCGTGTGGCGGTGATTGGCGCCGGCGGTATCGGTTTCGACGTGTCGGAATTTTTGGTGCACCAAGGCGTGGCCACCAGTCAGGATCGCGAAGCGTTCTGGAAGGAGTGGGGCATCGATACACACCTTGAAGCCCGCGGTGGTGTCGCCGGCATCAAGGCTGAGCCACATGCACCGGCACGTGACGTGTTCCTGCTGCAACGCAAGAAATCCAAAGTCGGCGACGGCCTGGGTAAAACCACTGGCTGGATTCACCGGACCGGTCTGAAGAACAAGCAAGTGCAGATGCTCAACAGCGTCGAGTACTTGAAGATCGACGACGAAGGCCTGCACATCCGCATCGGTGAAACCGGCGAGCCGCACGTGCTGCCGGTGGACAACATCGTGATTTGCGCTGGCCAGGATCCGTTGCGTGAGTTGCAGGACGGACTGGTCGCGGCTGGCCAAAACGTGCATTTGATCGGTGGCGCCGACGTGGCGGCAGAGCTGGACGCCAAGCGGGCGATCAACCAGGGTTCGCGGTTGGCTGCCTTGCTGTAA
- a CDS encoding response regulator — MAGLRTLLERLALRHKLILGFSALLLLVLVLGVQSLRTQQSLKQNMQNLYLQELVGMEHLQEARVQLPHMLQALQRAVGTDSAQIRVESLQQLHEIQERLQQAVAHAKVTLRRAENLARLSEFDLLLQQLQRQSDQAFVMIDQGQQNKALMLLNSSEFQQLAQQADGLLYAIAQVKEASIRDTAKDIAEFAERSTLLTYILLFGGLSLALLLSWVVSQSIRNPLNRVRVAVDQLAAGQLDQPIPHTDMNNETGDLARAIAKLQTESQQLERQRWIKAHTAQLQVDLQQAETPAELAQVFLQCMAGLHGIGQGVLYSAQEDSGTLALMGGYATDSERPPEAQVKFGDGLLGQCAVDRVPRQFQAMPEQYWRLRSPLGEVPARCLLLQPIVRGERLLGVLELAGLELLGERELLLLQEATPRLAAAMAILERNQAVKTLLAETRRQANEMAEQALQLEQQAQALESQQSALRATEAWYRGIIEAAPDGMLVVDAEGQILRTNRQLDQLFGYSAGELLGETIDRLVPLASRGRHEALRKGFMAHGATRQMGANLDDLQGVRKDGSLFSAEISLSHLPSLEGGGDCVCASVRDVSERRHLQAALKASEAQLRAVLDSSPVAMEIRDVDGRPTYCNPQFDSLFGTRLAELEGTDPAQFWVDPQAHQRFLEAASQGAVLNFETTLQRAGGERFDVLVSAITMTLGERGMGANWYFDITDRKTAEAEVQRAREAAEEATQAKSNFLATMSHEIRTPMNAIIGMSYLALRTELDHRQRNYIEKVHRSAEYLLVIINDILDFSRIEAGKMHLEHIPFHLEAVLDSFASMIGLKAEDKGLELLFSTDAELPTALIGDPLRLGQVLINLGNNATKFTEQGEIVLGVEQRGSAGEQAQLHFWVRDTGIGMNAEQCSRLFQPFSQADSTTTRKYGGTGLGLAISRHLVELMGGRIWVESEPGQGSTFHFEVSLGVQRDSQLRRMVTADELLGSRVLVVDDNASAREILSSMARSFGVEVDVAQSGRAALAMLVDAEAKALPYDLVLMDWRMPGMDGVETVRQMQAAKLAHTPSVIMVTAFGREEAREEASRHGIQLPVVLTKPVTPSTLLEALGTVLGKTPQADTRASERLGQSAGAMARLRGARLLLVEDNELNRELACELLESAGIELCLAVHGAEALDQLEYDADFDGVLMDCQMPVMDGYTATRKIREQPRWANLPVIAMTADAMMGDRERALACGMNDHISKPLNVDDMFATLAKWIHPRADRGAMSADVSPATSVSATSLPASLPGIDLNAGLGTCMGKVELYLRLLRKFRSSQQDFCAEFLAAQGQGDPLVTVRLAHTLRGTAGNIGAVEVANAAAALEQACLNDGASDGTEQVLADRLAEVERCLTTVLEGLSVIDEPTSSADSSIAPPGSEWHAQLAQARSLLAESDTQALTALLKLQGLVSDPRMTEQLLRVVRQAERFDFDQALELLENLS; from the coding sequence ATGGCTGGATTGCGTACCCTGCTTGAGCGCCTCGCGCTACGGCACAAACTGATCCTGGGTTTTTCAGCGCTGCTGCTGTTGGTGTTGGTGCTCGGCGTGCAAAGCCTGCGCACCCAGCAATCGCTGAAGCAAAATATGCAGAACCTTTATCTGCAGGAACTGGTCGGCATGGAGCACTTGCAGGAAGCACGTGTGCAATTGCCGCATATGCTGCAAGCGCTGCAACGCGCGGTGGGCACCGACAGCGCGCAGATTCGCGTCGAATCCCTGCAGCAGTTGCACGAGATCCAGGAGCGCCTGCAACAGGCGGTGGCCCACGCCAAAGTGACCCTCAGGCGCGCGGAGAATCTGGCGCGACTCTCCGAGTTCGACCTGCTGCTGCAACAGTTGCAGCGTCAAAGCGACCAGGCCTTTGTAATGATCGACCAGGGCCAGCAGAACAAGGCGTTAATGCTGCTCAATAGCAGTGAATTCCAGCAACTGGCCCAGCAGGCCGATGGCCTTTTGTACGCGATCGCCCAGGTCAAGGAAGCCTCGATTCGCGACACGGCCAAGGACATTGCCGAGTTTGCCGAACGCAGTACCCTTCTGACCTACATCCTGTTGTTCGGTGGCTTGTCGCTGGCGTTGCTGTTGTCCTGGGTCGTCAGCCAGTCGATCCGCAATCCGCTCAACCGGGTGCGGGTGGCGGTAGACCAATTGGCCGCGGGGCAGCTCGATCAACCGATTCCCCACACCGACATGAACAACGAAACCGGCGATCTGGCGCGGGCCATCGCCAAATTGCAGACCGAGTCCCAACAACTTGAACGTCAGCGCTGGATCAAGGCGCATACCGCCCAATTGCAGGTCGATCTGCAGCAGGCAGAAACCCCGGCCGAACTGGCGCAGGTGTTCTTGCAATGCATGGCCGGCCTGCACGGAATCGGCCAGGGGGTGCTGTACAGCGCGCAGGAGGATTCTGGCACGCTGGCGCTGATGGGGGGTTATGCCACCGATTCCGAGCGGCCACCCGAAGCGCAGGTCAAGTTCGGCGATGGCCTGTTGGGGCAGTGCGCGGTGGATCGCGTGCCGCGTCAGTTTCAGGCGATGCCGGAGCAATACTGGCGGTTGCGCTCGCCGCTTGGCGAGGTCCCGGCCCGTTGCCTGCTGCTGCAACCCATTGTGCGTGGCGAGCGTTTGTTGGGCGTGCTCGAGCTGGCCGGGCTGGAACTCTTGGGCGAGCGTGAACTGCTGCTCTTGCAGGAAGCCACCCCGCGCCTGGCCGCGGCCATGGCGATTCTGGAGCGTAATCAGGCGGTCAAGACCCTGTTGGCGGAAACCCGGCGCCAGGCCAATGAAATGGCGGAACAGGCGCTGCAGCTGGAGCAGCAGGCGCAGGCACTCGAATCCCAGCAATCGGCGTTGCGCGCCACCGAGGCCTGGTATCGCGGCATTATCGAAGCGGCGCCGGACGGCATGCTGGTGGTGGATGCCGAAGGACAAATCCTGCGCACCAATCGCCAGCTGGATCAGCTGTTCGGCTATAGCGCCGGTGAGCTGCTCGGCGAAACCATCGATCGCCTGGTGCCATTGGCCAGTCGCGGGCGCCACGAGGCATTGCGCAAGGGCTTCATGGCCCACGGCGCCACTCGCCAGATGGGGGCCAACCTGGACGACCTGCAAGGCGTGCGCAAAGACGGCAGTCTGTTCTCGGCAGAGATCAGCCTGTCGCATCTGCCGAGCCTGGAAGGGGGCGGAGACTGCGTGTGCGCGTCGGTGCGCGACGTGAGCGAACGCCGTCATCTGCAGGCGGCACTCAAGGCCAGCGAGGCACAGTTGCGCGCAGTACTCGACAGCAGCCCGGTGGCCATGGAGATCAGGGACGTTGATGGCCGCCCGACCTACTGCAATCCGCAGTTCGACAGTTTGTTCGGGACTCGTCTGGCTGAGCTCGAAGGCACGGATCCAGCGCAGTTCTGGGTCGACCCGCAGGCCCACCAGCGCTTTCTCGAAGCGGCATCGCAAGGTGCAGTGCTGAACTTCGAGACCACTCTGCAGCGCGCAGGAGGCGAGCGCTTCGACGTACTGGTTTCGGCCATCACGATGACGCTGGGGGAGCGGGGCATGGGGGCCAATTGGTACTTTGACATCACCGACCGCAAGACCGCCGAGGCCGAGGTGCAGCGCGCACGGGAGGCTGCAGAAGAGGCGACCCAGGCCAAGAGCAACTTCCTGGCCACCATGAGCCACGAGATCCGCACGCCGATGAACGCCATCATCGGCATGAGCTACCTGGCATTGCGCACCGAGCTCGACCACCGCCAGCGCAACTACATCGAAAAGGTCCATCGCTCGGCGGAATACCTGTTGGTGATCATCAACGACATCCTCGACTTCTCCAGGATCGAGGCCGGCAAGATGCACCTGGAGCACATTCCCTTCCACCTCGAGGCCGTGCTCGACAGCTTTGCGAGCATGATTGGCTTGAAAGCCGAGGACAAAGGCCTGGAGTTGCTGTTCAGCACCGATGCCGAGCTGCCGACCGCCTTGATCGGCGACCCGCTGCGTCTTGGCCAGGTGCTGATCAACCTGGGCAACAATGCGACGAAGTTCACCGAGCAGGGTGAGATCGTGCTCGGCGTAGAGCAGCGGGGCTCTGCGGGAGAGCAGGCGCAGTTGCATTTCTGGGTACGTGACACTGGCATCGGCATGAACGCCGAACAATGCTCGCGCCTGTTTCAACCCTTCAGCCAGGCTGATAGCACCACCACCCGCAAGTACGGTGGCACCGGGTTGGGCCTGGCCATCTCCCGGCATCTGGTGGAGTTGATGGGCGGGCGCATTTGGGTTGAGAGCGAGCCGGGCCAGGGTTCCACTTTCCATTTCGAGGTGAGTCTGGGCGTGCAGCGTGACAGCCAGTTGCGGCGCATGGTGACCGCCGACGAATTGCTTGGCAGCCGTGTGCTGGTGGTCGATGACAACGCCAGCGCGCGCGAGATCCTGTCCAGCATGGCGCGCAGTTTTGGCGTGGAGGTGGACGTCGCGCAAAGTGGCAGGGCCGCACTGGCCATGCTGGTGGACGCTGAAGCCAAGGCGCTGCCCTATGATCTGGTGCTGATGGATTGGCGCATGCCTGGCATGGACGGTGTGGAGACGGTGCGGCAGATGCAGGCCGCTAAACTGGCGCATACGCCGTCGGTGATCATGGTCACGGCGTTCGGTCGCGAGGAGGCCCGCGAGGAAGCCAGTCGGCACGGCATTCAATTGCCGGTGGTACTGACCAAACCGGTGACGCCGTCTACGTTGCTTGAGGCACTGGGTACGGTGCTCGGCAAGACTCCCCAGGCCGATACCCGGGCCAGTGAGCGATTGGGCCAGAGCGCCGGCGCCATGGCCCGCCTGCGTGGCGCGCGACTGCTGTTGGTGGAAGACAATGAGCTGAACCGCGAGCTGGCCTGTGAGCTGCTGGAGAGCGCCGGAATCGAGCTGTGCCTGGCCGTTCACGGCGCAGAGGCGCTCGACCAACTGGAATATGACGCAGACTTCGATGGTGTGTTGATGGACTGCCAGATGCCGGTGATGGACGGCTATACCGCGACCCGCAAGATTCGTGAGCAGCCACGCTGGGCGAATCTGCCGGTGATCGCCATGACGGCAGACGCCATGATGGGGGACCGTGAGCGGGCGCTGGCCTGCGGCATGAACGACCACATCTCCAAACCCTTGAACGTTGATGACATGTTCGCCACGTTGGCCAAGTGGATACATCCGCGCGCTGACCGTGGCGCGATGTCGGCCGACGTTTCGCCGGCCACCTCGGTGTCAGCAACGAGCCTGCCAGCCAGCCTTCCCGGTATTGATTTGAACGCGGGCCTGGGCACCTGCATGGGCAAGGTCGAGCTCTACCTGCGCCTGCTGCGCAAGTTTCGCTCCAGCCAGCAGGATTTTTGCGCTGAGTTCCTGGCTGCCCAAGGTCAAGGCGATCCGTTGGTGACGGTCAGGCTGGCCCATACCTTACGCGGTACGGCGGGCAACATTGGTGCCGTTGAAGTGGCGAACGCAGCCGCCGCGCTGGAGCAGGCGTGTCTGAACGATGGGGCGAGCGATGGAACGGAGCAGGTGCTGGCTGACCGGCTGGCGGAGGTTGAGCGCTGCCTGACAACAGTGCTGGAAGGATTATCGGTGATCGACGAACCGACATCGTCCGCAGACTCATCAATCGCGCCACCGGGCAGCGAATGGCATGCGCAGTTGGCCCAAGCCCGGTCGCTGCTGGCCGAGAGCGACACCCAGGCGCTGACGGCCTTGCTCAAACTGCAGGGGCTGGTTTCAGACCCGCGGATGACCGAGCAGCTGCTTCGGGTTGTCCGGCAAGCGGAGCGCTTCGATTTTGATCAGGCGCTGGAGTTGCTTGAAAACCTGTCCTGA
- a CDS encoding HD-GYP domain-containing protein: protein MSVEQRHYSPPTLLVVDDTPDNLMLMTDLLKDRYRVKAANSGEKALRILQGDTLPDLILLDVMMPGVSGHEVAQQLKRDPRTRDIPIIFLTAMAATEDEIHGLELGAVDYITKPIRPALVLARVETQLKLKAAADFLRDHSDYLEKEVARRTLEVIAIQDVAIQAMASLAETRDNETGNHIRRTQHYIKVLAEHLRDHPRFSHFLTEDTVALLFKSAPLHDIGKIGIPDHILLKPGRYTEEEFEIMKTHTTLGRDAIQHAEDQLGMRAEFLSLAKEIAYSHQEKWDGSGYPQGLAGDDIPISARLMAVADVYDALISRRVYKAGMPHGQAVEIIRQGRGTHFDPDICDAFLDCLDQFQTIAERFADTDQDMAVQRAALERLGQTP from the coding sequence ATGAGCGTCGAACAGCGTCATTACAGTCCGCCGACCCTGCTGGTGGTCGATGACACGCCCGATAACCTGATGCTGATGACGGATCTGCTCAAGGATCGCTACCGGGTCAAGGCCGCCAATAGCGGTGAAAAGGCCTTGCGCATACTTCAGGGCGACACACTCCCTGACCTGATCCTGCTTGACGTGATGATGCCCGGGGTGTCCGGCCATGAAGTGGCGCAGCAGCTCAAGCGCGACCCGCGTACCCGCGACATTCCGATCATCTTTCTGACGGCCATGGCCGCCACCGAAGATGAGATCCATGGCCTGGAACTGGGGGCTGTCGACTACATCACCAAACCGATCCGGCCGGCGCTGGTCCTGGCGCGGGTGGAGACCCAACTCAAGCTCAAGGCGGCGGCAGACTTCCTGCGTGATCACAGCGACTATCTGGAAAAGGAAGTAGCGCGCCGGACCCTCGAGGTGATTGCGATCCAGGATGTGGCCATCCAGGCCATGGCTTCACTGGCCGAGACGCGCGATAACGAAACCGGCAACCATATCCGGCGGACCCAGCATTACATCAAGGTGCTGGCGGAGCATCTGCGTGACCATCCGCGCTTCAGTCACTTTCTCACCGAGGACACCGTCGCCTTGTTGTTCAAGTCGGCGCCGCTGCACGACATCGGCAAGATCGGCATCCCCGACCATATCCTCCTCAAGCCGGGACGCTATACCGAGGAAGAGTTCGAGATCATGAAGACACATACTACGCTGGGGCGTGACGCCATACAGCATGCCGAGGACCAGCTCGGCATGCGCGCCGAGTTTCTCAGCCTGGCCAAGGAAATTGCCTACAGTCACCAGGAAAAATGGGACGGCAGTGGCTATCCGCAAGGGCTGGCGGGTGACGACATCCCGATTAGCGCCCGGTTGATGGCGGTGGCGGACGTCTATGACGCGTTGATCAGCCGTCGGGTCTATAAAGCGGGGATGCCCCACGGGCAGGCGGTCGAGATTATTCGTCAGGGGCGAGGCACGCACTTCGACCCGGACATCTGTGATGCCTTCCTGGATTGCCTCGACCAGTTCCAGACCATTGCCGAGCGTTTCGCTGATACCGATCAGGACATGGCCGTCCAGCGGGCGGCCCTGGAGCGTCTCGGCCAGACTCCGTGA